From one Sphingomonas xanthus genomic stretch:
- a CDS encoding adenine phosphoribosyltransferase, giving the protein MAGATDAIRALVRTIPDFPRPGIQFRDISTLFLDRDGLAATVDALAATVTGPVDLVAAIEARGFAIGGALSVRLNAGLLLVRKDGKLPGATIAEDYALEYGRDRLAMHVDACAPGARVLIVDDLLATGGTALAAVRLVQRAGGKVVGARFVIDLPGLGGGRALDEAGIDVVSLLAYEGD; this is encoded by the coding sequence ATGGCGGGCGCCACTGACGCGATCAGGGCGCTCGTCCGCACCATTCCGGATTTCCCAAGGCCGGGGATCCAGTTTCGCGATATTTCGACATTGTTTCTCGACCGCGACGGCCTTGCTGCCACGGTCGATGCGCTCGCTGCGACGGTGACCGGGCCGGTCGACCTGGTCGCGGCGATCGAGGCGCGGGGGTTCGCTATCGGCGGGGCCTTGTCGGTTAGGTTGAACGCCGGACTGCTGCTGGTGCGCAAGGACGGCAAGCTGCCCGGCGCGACCATCGCCGAGGATTATGCGCTGGAATATGGCCGCGACCGCCTTGCGATGCATGTCGACGCCTGTGCGCCGGGCGCCCGGGTTCTGATTGTCGATGACCTCCTGGCCACCGGCGGAACCGCCCTGGCGGCGGTGCGGCTGGTGCAGCGTGCGGGTGGCAAGGTCGTCGGCGCGCGCTTCGTCATCGACCTTCCGGGCCTCGGCGGAGGCCGGGCGCTGGATGAGGCCGGGATCGATGTCGTGAGCCTCCTGGCGTATGAGGGCGACTAG
- a CDS encoding MaoC family dehydratase — MIYFEDIEVGATTLFGHYDVTREEVIEFAQKYDPQPFHLSDEAAARTHFGRIAASGWHTTAMTMAVIARHVVATEQAGLGSPGIDELRWLKPVYPGDRLTVTGTIVEKTPSRSKPNIGSFRTETTVTNQHGEPVMRYTSIVLMLRKPAD; from the coding sequence ATGATCTATTTCGAAGATATCGAGGTCGGCGCCACTACGCTGTTCGGCCATTATGACGTGACCCGCGAAGAGGTCATTGAATTCGCGCAGAAATATGACCCTCAGCCGTTCCATCTGAGCGACGAAGCCGCGGCCCGGACTCATTTCGGGCGAATCGCCGCGTCGGGCTGGCACACCACGGCGATGACCATGGCGGTGATCGCCCGCCACGTCGTCGCCACCGAACAGGCCGGTCTGGGCTCTCCGGGGATCGATGAACTGCGCTGGCTGAAGCCGGTCTATCCCGGCGACCGCCTCACGGTCACGGGGACGATCGTCGAGAAAACCCCGTCCCGGTCAAAGCCGAATATCGGCAGCTTCCGGACGGAAACGACGGTTACCAACCAACATGGCGAACCGGTAATGCGCTATACGTCGATCGTATTGATGCTGCGCAAGCCGGCCGATTAA